Proteins encoded by one window of Phenylobacterium soli:
- a CDS encoding nucleotidyltransferase family protein, whose product MTDDNPFRRGLGGPLGPDPFSELSGLARFTDPPPNALSAFSDLARMTGQTNSLSELARLVASPAPPATGLGLPMTSSLAQALSGELSYLGGLGGLEKYRQRREWNARFEHWEKPASTTEESTLDRAQRMVREAIAGSVWLREQGATVQPQGSYHNNTNTRLDADADLRVQLPLIKVDYHPNVTVPYARSLLGLTDSSWSFDQLFTMLRWELETLLGEAFGKRNVTPGNKAIRVKGLRGTRAEIDVVPAVRYQNIMWWDWEARYNTIEGVALLSKDGRWTINYPDHHRASGVAKRAGTGHQFKRQVRIFKRLRGDLAQRGLLHAKVPSFLVESLVWNVEDGYFTVSGDDMYERVRRIARRLQWMVRDENTAAGMLEVNGLKKLFTEEQAWTWADAMAFAEAVVAHLGDA is encoded by the coding sequence ATGACCGACGACAACCCCTTCCGCAGGGGCCTGGGCGGGCCGCTCGGGCCGGACCCGTTCTCCGAACTCTCGGGGCTTGCCCGATTTACCGACCCGCCGCCGAACGCGCTCTCCGCCTTTTCGGACCTCGCCCGAATGACCGGCCAGACGAACTCCCTGTCGGAGCTCGCCCGCCTCGTCGCCTCGCCCGCGCCTCCAGCCACCGGCCTAGGGCTGCCCATGACGTCGTCTCTCGCCCAAGCTCTCAGCGGCGAACTCAGCTACCTCGGCGGCCTCGGCGGCCTTGAGAAATACCGCCAGCGGCGCGAGTGGAACGCGCGGTTTGAGCACTGGGAGAAGCCGGCGAGCACGACGGAGGAGAGCACCCTGGACCGGGCGCAGCGCATGGTGCGAGAGGCTATCGCCGGGAGCGTGTGGCTTCGGGAGCAGGGAGCGACGGTGCAGCCGCAAGGCTCGTACCACAACAATACGAACACTCGCTTGGACGCGGACGCTGACCTGCGGGTGCAACTGCCTCTGATCAAGGTCGACTACCATCCCAACGTGACGGTCCCGTACGCGCGCTCTCTGCTCGGGCTGACGGACTCTTCGTGGAGCTTCGACCAACTCTTCACGATGCTGCGTTGGGAGCTGGAGACGCTGCTCGGAGAGGCCTTCGGCAAGAGGAATGTGACGCCCGGCAACAAGGCGATCCGCGTGAAGGGCCTGCGCGGGACGCGCGCCGAGATCGATGTCGTTCCTGCCGTCCGCTACCAGAACATCATGTGGTGGGACTGGGAGGCTCGGTACAACACGATCGAGGGTGTCGCCCTGCTGTCGAAAGACGGCCGCTGGACCATCAACTACCCTGATCACCACCGCGCGAGCGGCGTCGCGAAGCGGGCGGGTACAGGTCACCAATTCAAGCGGCAGGTCCGCATCTTCAAGCGCCTGCGCGGCGACCTGGCCCAGCGAGGGCTCTTGCACGCCAAGGTCCCGTCGTTCCTCGTCGAGAGCCTCGTCTGGAATGTTGAGGACGGCTATTTCACGGTCTCCGGTGACGACATGTACGAGCGCGTGCGCCGGATCGCCCGCCGGCTCCAGTGGATGGTGCGCGACGAGAACACGGCGGCTGGGATGCTGGAGGTGAACGGCCTGAAGAAGCTGTTCACTGAGGAGCAGGCGTGGACTTGGGCTGACGCCATGGCCTTCGCGGAGGCGGTGGTCGCCCATCTCGGCGACGCCTGA